The DNA window TCAGCTTGTCGGAAGGGATTATTCACGATCCCGCCGATCTCCTGTCGATGGAAATGGTCGAGCACGATCTCGGATGCGAGATCAGGATGTGGCTGTCAGACCGAAGTGGCAGCTCCTACCAGATGCGCCGACGCGCCTTGGCCGGTCCAGTCGGTTGCGGATTGTGCGGCGTGGAATCCCTGGCCGAGGCCACACGGCCGGTTCAGACGGTGACGGGCTCGCTTCGCGTGCATCCGGGGGCTGTCAAAATCGCCATGACCGATCTTTCCGATGCGCAACGCCTGAACAGGGAAGCCCGCGCCATCCATGCCGCAGCCTTCTGGCGACCAAGTGAGGGCGTGATCGCTATTCGGGAGGACGTCGGACGGCACAACGCGCTCGACAAGCTCGCCGGGGCTCTGGCCAGGGCATCGGAGCCTGGTTCCGATGGTCTCGTGCTGCTGACCAGCCGCGTATCCCTCGAAATGGTGCAGAAGACGGCTCGTATGGGCGCCTCAATCCTGGTCGCCGTCTCGGCGCCGACCGCCCTTGCCGTACGGGTCGCGGAAAGCTGCGGAATCACCCTCGTGGCCGTGGCCCGAGGCGATGCCTTCGAGGTTTTCACGCACCCTGATCGCATCGACTTCCATCCAGCATGAGGGAACGAAGCTGCGCCGAGCCGATTGTGTCAACAGCGAAGCTTTATTTCGGGCGCACGGCCTGATCCAGCAAAGGGTGCGCGGCACAGGCGATGGCGCAGCTCTTCACACCGGCGGCCACCACTCTGTTTCGGGTGGTGATCGTGCTCCTAGGTCTGAGCGCCGTAGCGGCCGGCTGCATAGCCTATGTCTGGGCACGCTCCGACAGCACCTGGAATGTCGGAAAGGCGGCGCCGCAGCCGGTGCCTTTCCGGCATGATCTCCACAGCGGTTCCCTCGGCATCGACTGCCGGTATTGCCACGCGACCGTGGAGCGCGCGGCGGATGCCGGCATGCCCTCCGCCCAGACCTGCATGTCGTGCCATTCGCAGGTATGGGTGGGAGCAAGCGTCCTCGAGCCGGTCCGATCGAGCTTCGTCCTCGGTCAGCCGATCGAATGGACGTCCGTTCATCGCCTGCCGGACTACGCCTATTTCCATCACGCCGCTCACGTGACCAAGGGTGTTGCCTGCGAGACCTGCCACGGCCGCGTGGATCAGATGCCGAAGACGGTGAAGTCCCAGACCATGTCCATGGGATGGTGCCTTGATTGCCATCGCGATCCCGTGCCGAATCTGCGGCCGCGCGAGGCGGTGTTCGCGACCGGATATGAGGCGCATGGCCAGAACCTGCCCGAGGACGTGCGTACATTCTATGAGGAGGCTTCGCGACGCCTCACCAGCTGCAACACCTGCCACCGGTAGAAGCGATGCGTGAGGAACCACCATTCGATGTCGATGCCGTGCGGGTCCGCCTTGCGACGGAGAAGGGACCCACGCTCTGGCGCAGCCTGGAGGAGCTCGCCGATCGGCCGGAGGTTCTCCGGCATATCGAGGCCGAGTTTCCCGACATCGTGCGGGCCTCCGCCATCGACCGGCGGACCCTGCTCCGGCTGATGAGCGCATCCTTGGCCTTGGGAGGCCTCGCGGCCTGCAATGGCAGTGGATCCGGCAGCAACGCACCGCTCCTGTCGCTGAGCCGCAACATGCCCGGTCATACGCCCGGGGTGCCGCTCACCGTAGCCACGTCGATGGCGCTCAACGGCCTTGGTCGGGGCGTCCTCGTCAAGACCCAGGAGGGGCGGCCGATCAAGATCGAGGGCAACCCCCTACATCCGGCAAGCCTCGGCGCGACGGATGTGTTCGCCCAGGCGGAGATTCTGTCCCTCTACGACCCGGATCGATCAGACACTCCGCTCCAGAACGGCTCTGCGAGAAGCTGGGAGGAGCTCACGGGCTTCATCCGACCTGTGCGCAACGATCTCGTCGTGTCGGAGGGAGGGGGATTGCACATCCTGATGCCGCCGACCTCGTCGCCGACCCTGCACCGGCTTATGGCACAAGCGCGGCAGCTCTTTCCATTTGCGAAGTTCCATGAGTTCTCACCCGTCGACGACGGCTGCCGGCGAGACGCCGCCATAGAGTCGTTCGGCCGGGATCTGGATTTCGTTTACGATCTGACCCGGGCCGACATCATCGTGACGCTCGGGGGCGATCTGTTCGCCGAGGAGCCGGGGCACCTGCGCTATGCCGCGGATTTCCAGACACGGCGGCGGGTGCAGGAGCGCGCTCTGCCGCGTCTCTACGCCGTCGAGACGCGGTTGAGCCTCACCGGCGCTCGCGCGGAGGAGCGCCTTCCGGTTAGGCCGAGAGATTTCCAACCCTTCGTTCAAGCTCTTGCGGCTGCTCTGAAAATCGGCGTTGCGTCGACGTCCGAAACGCATCCGGCCATCCTGAAGCTGGCGGATGCGTTGCGCCAGGCGGGATCGCGCAGCCTCGTCGTGGCAGGGCGCGAGCAGCCGACCCGGATTCATGCTCTCGTGCATGCGATCAATGCCCGGCTCGGCGCGTTCGGCACCACGATCCGCGCCATCGAACCGGTCAGGCCGGCAATGGCCGAAATGCGGACGCTGCCCGATCTGGCGCAGGCCATCGAGGCCGGCGAAGTGTCCCGTCTCGTCATTCTTGGTGGAAATCCGGTCTATGCCGCTCCAGCGGACATCGACCTGGCCTCGCTGGTGAGGCGCGTTCCGCTGTCGCTTCATCTCGGCCCGCATTGCGACGAGACGGCGGCCGTCTGCCAGTGGCATATCCCCGAGGCGCATCCGCTCGAAAGCTGGGGCGACCTGCGGGCCTTCGATGGCACGGTCGGCTTGAGGCAGCCCGCAACGATGCCGCTCAAGCCGGGGCTGAGCCAGGAAGAGTTCCTCGGCCTCATGGCTGGTCAGAACCTGACCGGTCAGGCGCTGGTCCAGGCCACGTGGCGTGAGGCCTGGGGCGAGGGCTTCGAGGAACGCTGGGCCCGCGCGCTCGAAGACGGAATGATCGAGGGCTCGGCCGCCCCGACGGTCGCATTGACCGAACGGTTCGATCTGACAGCTGAAATGGCAGTTCCTTCCATATCCAGTGGGATCGACGTGGTGTTCGCTCCCGATCCGTCCGTCTGGGACGGCACCTACGCGAATAACGGCTGGCTGCAGGAGCTGCCGAAGCCCCTGACGAAGCAGGTCTGGGGCAATGCGGCGCTTCTCGCGCCCGAGACCGCAGCCGTCTTCGGCCTGTCCTCGGGCGATGCCGTCGATCTCGCAGTCGACGGGAGGACGATCCGGGTGCCGGTGTGGATCATGCCGGGCCATGCGCCCGGCGCGGTGACGCTGACCCTGGGCTACGGCCGCCAGCGCGCCGGCAGGATCGGCGACGGCATCGGGTTCGACGCCTATGCGGTACGCCCCTCCCGGCGCCCCTGGATCGCCACCGGCGAGATCAGGAAGGCCGGCGAGCGGATCCCGGTCATCTCGACCCAGCAGCACCATTCCCTGCAGGGCCGCGACATCGTGCGGGTGGTCGCCCCCGATCAGGCGCCGGCTCGGGAGCAGGAGGCGCAGCCCTCGCTCTATCCGGAATGGCCCTACGAGGGCCATGCCTGGGGGATGGCGATCGACCTCGATGCCTGCATCGGCTGCAACGCCTGCGTCATCGCCTGCCAGGCCGAGAACAACATCGCAGTCGTCGGGCCGGACGAGGTGGCGAAGGGGCGGGAGATGCACTGGCTGCGGGTCGACCGGTACCATGCGGGCGATCCCGCCAATCCCGCGACCTATTTCCAGCCCGTGCCCTGCATGCATTGCGAGAAGGCGCCCTGCGAGGTGGTCTGCCCGGTCAACGCCACGGTGCATTCGTCGGAGGGGCTCAACGACATGGTCTACAACCGCTGCATCGGCACGAGGACCTGCTCGAACAACTGCCCCTACAAAGTGCGGCGCTTCAACTTCCTCGATTATCGGGGCACGGACTACACGGCCTCGCCCGAGGCCATGAACCCGCAGGTGACGGTCCGCGACCGCGGCGTCATGGAGAAATGCACCTATTGCGTCCAGCGCATCGGGGCGGCCCGCGCCGATGCGCGGGTCGAGGACAGGCCCCTGCGCGACGGCGAGGTGGCGACGGCCTGCCAGCAGGCCTGCCCGACGCAAGCCATCGTGTTCGGGGACGTGAACGATCCCGCAAGCGCCGTGAGCCGCCTCAAGCGGAGCCCGCGCAATTATGCCCTGCTCGGCGAGCTCAACACCAAGCCGCGCACGACCTATCTCGCCCGCATCGAGCCCTCCAGCGAGAATGGGTAGCCCAATGAGCGGTAGAGCCCAGGCGGTGACGAGCACGGTCGCGGACGTTGCGCTGTCCCGCCGGTTCGGCTGGGTCTGGTGGATCGCGCTTCTCGCCTCGGGAGCGCTCGTGCTGCTGCTGGGCTACACGCTGATCTCGGTAGCGATCCTCGGAGTCGGCGTCTGGGGGGTGAACATTCCCTTCGTCTGGGGCTTCGACCTCATCAACTATGCCTGGTGGATCGGCATCGCCAACGGGGCGAGCCTGTTCGCAGCCATCCTGGTGCTGCGTCGCCACGGTCTGCGCACGGCCGTCAACCGCTTCGCCGAAGGCGTGGCGTTCTTCGCCGTCATCTGCGCGGGCATTTTCCCGATCGTCCATCTCGGGCGTCCCTGGCTGTTCTACTGGGTGTTTCCCTATCCGGCGACGTTCCAGGTCTGGCCGCAGTTCCGCAGCACCCTGACCTGGGACTTCTGGGCCATCAGCACCCATGCCATCGTGACGAGCCTGCTCTGGTATGTCGGCCTCATTCCCGACCTCGCGACCCTGCGCGACCGCGCCCGAACCCGGGCGGCGAAGCGGGTCTATGGCGTGTTCGCCCTCGGCTGGCGCGGCTCGGTCCGCCACTGGGCCTATCATCAGCGCGCGTACCGCCTCGTGGCCATCCTGGTGCTGCCCCTGATCCTCATCATGCAGAGCACGGTGGCGTTCGAGTTCGCCGTGACCCTGGTGCCCGACTGGCACGAGACGCGCCAGCCGCTGCATTTCGTGGCCACCGGCCTGGCTCAAGGGTTGTCGATCGTGCTGCTCGTGGCGGTTCTGCTGCGCTGGGGGCTGCGGCTGGGACGCTACATTGACGAGGAGGACGTCGATCTCCTGGGCCGGCTCGTCCTCGCGAGCGCCCTCGTGTCCGGCTATCTCTATCTCGACGAGATCGCGTCCGCGCTTCTGGCCGAGCGCATCCCGCAGGAAGCCACCTTCAACCGCATCACGGGTGATTACGCGGGCCTCTACTGGATGTCCATCGTCTACAGCATCGTGATCCCGCAGCTTCTCTGGCTCAAGGCCGCGCGTCAGAGCACCGTCGCGGGGATCTTCGTCGGAATCTCCATCGGGGTCGGAATCTGGTTCGACCGCTTCTCGATCATCATCGGCGGCCTCCAGACGGACTACCTGCCCTCCATCTGGCGAACCTACGCGCCGACGCTTCCGGAAACAGGCCTGTTCCTCGGGACCCTGGGGTTGTTCGCGGCTCTCTTGCTGCTGTTCGTGCGCTTCCTCCCCGTGGTCTCCATGTTCGAGACCCGCCACGACGAGCACGAGGAGGCCTCCTCATGACGCAGGCTCCCTACGGCGTCATGGCCGAATTCAAGACGCCCGACGCCCTTCTGGCGGCCGTCAGATCCGCCAAGCGCGCCGGCTACACGCGGTTCGATGCCTACAGTCCGTTCCCGCTGCCGGATCTCGCCGAGGAGCTCGGCGTCCGCACCACCGTCATTCCCTGGATCGCCTTCGTGGCGGGCCTGATCGGCGCCGGCCTTCAATACGGCGCCCAGTACTGGATGAACGCCGTCGACTATCCCTTGAACGTCGGCGGCCGGCCGCTGGACAGCTGGCCGGCCTTCATCCCGGCGACGCTGATCGTGGCGATCCTCTGGGCCGGGGCCGCGACCCTGATCGGGCTGCTCCTGATTCTGCGGCTGCCGCGGCTCCATCATCCCGTCTTCGCCGTTCACGGTTTCGAGCGGGCGTCCAACGACCGCTTCTTCCTCTGCATTCTCGGCGACGATCCGCTCTTCGAGGACAACGAGACCCGCGGCTTCCTGGAGGCCCAGTCGCCGATGATCGTGCGGGAGGTTCCCGCATGCGGCTGATCTTGAGCCTCGTCGGCCTGGGTCTTCTCCTGGCCGCCTGCGATACCGGCACCGAGGAGCGGAATGCCGTCGCGTCCACGCGGACCGTTCAGAGACCCTACCAGGCGCTGCCGCCGGGCACCGTCGCCCGGGGAACGGCCGCCCGGCAGGCGGCCCTGGAACCGCCCGGGCCTGAACCGACGCCACAACTCCTCGCACGGGGCGAGGAGAGGTTCCGGGTGTTCTGCTCACCCTGCCACGGGATCAGCGGGCGCGGCGACGGAACCGTGGTCTCGCGCGGCTTTGCGCCGCCGCCCTCCTATCACGAGGAGAGGCTGCGCGGCCTGACGCCCGAGCAGATCGTCCAGGTGATCACCCACGGCAAGGGCCGGATGTTTCCTTACGCGGACCGCGTGCCGCCCGAGGAGCGCTGGGCCATAGCGCATCACGTGAAGCGGTTGCAGGAGCGGGACGCCGATGCACCCGAGGCTTCGGAGGCCGGAACCCCATGAGCCTCATCGACGCCTTCTACGTCGCGTTCATCGGCCTGTCGGGGTTCGCCATGGGCAGCCTCGCGGTACTGATGATCGGCCACGTCATGAGCGAGCACTGGCTCGCCCCGGTGCGAGCCGAGGTGGAGGCCGCCGCCCTCACGGTGCCGCTCCTGATGCTCCTCGGCGTGCCGCTCGCCTTCGGCCTCGGGGAGATCTTTCCCTGGGTCGGCGGGCGAGCCGGCCTGCCGCCCCTTCGGGCCGCGTTCCTGAGCCCTGGCTTCTTCCTCCTGAGGAGCGCCGCCTATCTGACGGTCTGCGCCGGGCTGGCCCTCTGGCTGATCCGCGCCCGGAACGTGCGCCGGGCGAGCGCTGTCGGGCTCGCGCTCCTGACGCCGATCATGAGCTTTGCGGCCTATGACTGGGTTCTGTCCCGGGAGCCGCATTGGTGGTCGAGCCTCTTCGGCTTCGCCTTCGGGCTGAGCCAGGCCCTGGCCGCCCTCGCACTCGCGATCCTCGTCACGCTGCTCAGGCCGGAGCCTGCCTCGCCGGCGCGCATGAAGAGCCTGGAGCGCGCCTTACTGACATTGGCGCTTGTCACCCTGTGGACATGGTTCGCGCAGTTCATCATCGTCTGGCTGGCCAACCTGCCGGATGGCGCCGCGTGGTACATGAGGCGGTCGGATGCCGGGAGTCTCACCCTTCTCAAAGGAGCCTACGGGCTGATGCTGGCCGCCATCGTGGTGCTGGTGCCGTCCGGCGTCAGCCGGGCCGGCATGATCGCCGGAAGCGCGCTGGCGCTCCTCTACCACGGCGCCCACACACTCTGGATCCTCCAGCCCGAGAAGGATCCGTCATGGGCCGATCTCGGCGTGATCCTCGGGGCTGCGATCGTCTGGTTTGCGGCATTCGCGGCCGTGATGCGACTTCGTCCGACCTACGCCGAGGAAGCGGCGGCGGAACCCTAACTTTTGGCGCCAGAGCCGATGGGGGTATTCGGGATGAGGCGGCGCGTGCGCGGCTCCGTTTCCGACGGATCGGAGGCCGGCCGCGGCGGATCGATTATCGTGTCGTCCGGCTCGCGGAGCGGGAGCGGGGGATCGGGGGGATAGACCGGCGCCCGGTCGGCGCTGCGGCTGTAGAGATAGCTTGCGATGTGGCGGGCCTCCGCCTCCGTCACGCCTTGGGTCGGCATGCCGGTGCGGGGCTTCAGGGCGACGGGGTCGACGAGCCAGGCGATCAGGTTCGGCGGGGTGTTCGGCAGGAACCCGGCGAGAAGGTGCTGGCGGGCATAATCCTTCAGCTCGGGCCCGACCCGGCCTCTCGCCCCTCTGACGCCGTCGATCGCGTGACAGGTGCCGCAGCCATAGGATTGGATCAGGGCGCGTCCCCGTTCGGGTTCGCCATCGGCGATCTTCATGGCGGACCCATCCTGCGACTCGCTGCAGGCGGCGATCCCCGCAAGAATCGGGACGAGGGAGAGGCAGGTCAGTGCGCGCCGGATCATGGGCTCTGCTTGAGAAGTTTCGGTGAGGCAACCGGCGGGCGCATTCTCCGTTCCCGGCCCGGGGCCGTCACCAGCCGGAGCGCCATGATCAGGCCGGCCAGGAGATAGATGCCGCACATGGGAAGGGACATGATCGCGCCGGCCAATTGCTGATCCTCCAGGGCGCTCAGGCCCCAGGCGGCAGTGTCGGGCGAGTGATAGAGCGCCTCGCGGGCGAAGCTGAGGAGGGCGCTCAGGAGGCCGCTCTGCAGCAGCGTGACGAAGCACGCGATCAGGGCGGCAGCCGCCCCTTGGCGCCCCGACCGGGCCTTGATGATCGCGCGCCAGAACAGGAGCGCGGTGCCGAAGAAGAGAACATGCTCGAGCCAGTGAAGCCGGTCCGACGCGAGCGCGGCGTCGAAGAGCGCCGGGCTGTGCCAGATCCACAGGGTCGCCATGTGGATCATGGCGGCCGGGATCGGTTTCGCGCAGGGCGCGAGTAGGGCGAACGCCGCTCTCGTCGGTCCGTTGCGCGCCAGCCCGCGCCGCCAGGAAGCGGGCAGGGCCCAGAGCCAGGGCACCTCCGGCTTGCCGAGCACGAGGAGCGGCGGCGCGACCGCGATCAGGAGGATGTGCTGCACCATGTGGGCCGACAGGAGCGGCTTGGAGAGCCCCTCCAGCGGTGAGAGAAGCGCGACCGCCAGCACGAGGATTCCTGCGGCGAAGGAGAGGACCTGCGCCAGGCCGAATCCCGGCAGGAACCGGCCGAGCTGCGCGCGCAGGCGCCATGTGCCGAGGACGAACAGCAGGCTCGAAGCCGCGAGCGGAATCGTGACGAGAGGATCGACCGACCAGGAATGCCAGAGATCGCCCGGGCCGTGAGGAGCCGTGCCATGGGCGAGGGCCGGGCCGCTGGACAGGAGCGCGGCCGCAACCGCGAGGCGCGGCGCGGCTTTCGGCCATTTCCGACAGGACGTTTCGCGGGAACCAAGTCTCACGGCCAAGCTTATCCGTTCAGGGCATGCAGCACCCATGTAGGGCGGATGGATCTCGAAGCGACACGGCAGGGCCCTGCGGGGCGGCTGCGCACGGCGATGGCGCGTGCGGCCGTCGTCGCGTGCGCGCTCTCCCTCATGGGTTGCGACGGGGTTCAGTCGGCGCTCGATCCAGCCGGCGGCGACGCGCTTCGGATCTACCGGCTCACGCTCGTGATGACGATCGGCGGCAGTCTGATCTTTCTTCTCGTCACCGGGCTCCTGCTCTATGCGATCTTCGCCGCGCCGGAGCGCCGGGTCTGGCTCGGCAGCCGCAGGACGGTGATCATCGGCGGGCTCGCCTTTCCCATCGTGGTTCTGTCCGGTCTTCTGCCCTATGGGCTCATCGTCATGCGCGACACGGACGTCCCGAGGTCGGGCGCGCTCCCCGTCGAGGTGATCGGCGAGCAGTACTGGTGGCGTGTGAAATATCCGGCCGAGCAGGAGAGGGCCGAGTTCTCCACGGCGAACGAGCTCGTCGTTCCCGTCGGCCGGCCCGTGACGGTGTCGGTCACCGCCGCCGACGTGATCCACAGCTTCTGGATCCCGAATTTCGGCGGCAAGGTCGACATGATCCCGGGGCGCGTCAACCGCCTCAACTTCACGGCCGAGCGACCGGGAACCTATCGCGGCGTCTGCGCCGAGTTCTGCGGCGACCAGCATGCCCGCATGGCCTTCGACGTGGTGGCGCTGGAGCCCGATGCCTTCGCGGCTTGGCGCGATGAGCAGGCCAACCCCGCCCGGGAGCCGGACCTTCCCGACCGGGCGCGGGGCCGGGAGCTGTTCCGCGCCGGAGGATGCGGCTCGTGCCATGTGGTGCGCGGGACCGAGGCCGATGGGGCGTTCGGTCCGGATCTGACCCATGTGGGCAGCCGCCGCACCATCGGGGCCGGCCAGTTTCCGAACAATGTCGGCACGCTCGCCGGCTGGATCGCCAACACGCAGCACATCAAGCCGGGCGTCAGGATGCCGTCCTACGGGTCGTTCACGGGCGAGGACCTGCGGGCGCTGGCCGGGTATCTGGAGAGCTTGAAATGAATGTGTCCGAGCGCCCCGGATCCTTCGCCCCGCAGGAGCCCGATCTCCCCAATCCGCTGCCGCGCCCGGCAGGCGAGTTCGAGGCGCTCGAGAGGGCCTGGAAGGCTCCGCGCGGCCTCAGCTTCATCACGGCCGTCAACAACACCTATGTGGGCCTGTGGTATGTCGGCACGGCGTTCCTGTTCTTCATCCTGGCGGGCATCCTCGCGCTGATCATGCGCGCGCAGCTCGCGGCCCCGGAAAGCGATCTCGTCGGACACGATCTCTACAACCAGCTCTTCACCATGCACGGCACGGTGATGATGTTCCTCTTCGCGGTGCCGGCCGTCGAGGCCGCGAGCGTCTATCTCCTGCCCAACATGCAGGCGGCGCGCGACCTGCCGTTCCCGCGTCTGTCGGCCTATGCCTTCTGGGCTTATTTCGTCGGCGGGCTCGTGTTCTTCGGCACGATCTTCTTCGGCCTGTCGCCCAATGGCGGCTGGTTCATGTATCCGCCGCTCACCGGCAGCAAGTACTCGCCGGCCGAGAACGCCGACTGGTGGCTGCTCGGCATCGGCTTCATCGAGATTTCGGCCATCGCGGGCGCCATCGAGATCATCGTGGGCGTGATGAAGACCCGGGCGGTCGGCATGAGCCTCGACAAGCTGCCGGTCTATTCCTGGGCCATGCTCGTCTTCGCCGTGATGATCGTCATCGGGTTTCCGGCGATCATCCTGGGCACGCTGCTGCTCGAGATGGAGCGCGCCTTCGACTGGCCGTTCTTCATCGCCGAGAGGGGCGGGGATCCGCTGCTGTGGCAGCACCTGTTCTGGTTCTTCGGCCACCCGGAGGTCTACATCATCTTCCTGCCGGCGACCGGCATGGTGTCGATGATCGTGCCCGCCATGGCGCAGACGCCGCTGGTCGGCTACCGCCTGATCGTGCTGGCGCTCATCGCCACGGGGTTCCTCTCCTTCGGCCTGTGGGTGCACCACATGTTCGCCACCGGCCTGCCGAAGATGTCGCTGAGCTTCTTCTCGGCGGCCAGCACGGCCGTGTCGGTGCCGAGCGGCATCCAGGTCTTCGCGTGGATCGCCACCATCGCGTCCGGGCGCATGAAGCTCACCACGCCGTCGCTCTTCATCATCGGGTTCCTGTTCATCTTCACCCTCGGCGGCCTCACCGGCGTGATGGTCGCCATGGCGCCGTTCGACTGGCAGGCGCATGACAGCTACTTCGTCGTGGCGCACCTGCATTACGTGCTCATCGGTGGCATGGTGTTCCCGCTCTTCGCCGCCTTCTATTACTGGGTGCCGGTGGCGAGCAAACGCCCCCTGTCCGAGCGGCTCGGGCGCTGGGTGTTCGGCCTGATGTTCCTCGGCGTGAACGTCACGTTCCTGCCGATGCACGTCACCGGTCTCATTGGCATGCCGCGGCGCGTCTATACCTATCCGGTCGGCATGGGATGGGACGCGCTCAACCTGGTCTCGACCGTCGGGGCCTTCATGATCGCCGCGGGCGTCGCGGTCTTCCTCGTCGATCTGGCACGCAACTTCCGCTTCGCCGGCGAGGACAATGCCGGCAACATCTGGAACGCCAGCACCCTCGAATGGCTGCCGAACGGCAACTACAACACGCGCAGCATTCCCTCGGTCGTCAGCCGCGATCCGCTCTGGGATCAGCCCAACCTGTCGAAACACGTGGAGGACGGCCGCTACTACCTGCCCGGAACCGCCACGGGCGGGCGCGAGGCGCTGGTCACGAGCCCGTTCGATGCGACGCCGCAATACATCCTGCAGGTTCCCGGCCCCGGATGGCAGCCCGTGCTGGCGGCCGTGTTCACGGCGGCGTTCTTCCTGCTCCTGACGGTGAAGTTCGTGCTCACGTCCGTGGTCTGCGGCGTGATCGCGGTCGGCTGCGTG is part of the Microvirga terrae genome and encodes:
- the fdhD gene encoding formate dehydrogenase accessory sulfurtransferase FdhD, with protein sequence MTLHLSPVIRLPRMSVAQDASFPGERVVPEETPVALTYNGSTHAVMMASPSDLEDFAIGFSLSEGIIHDPADLLSMEMVEHDLGCEIRMWLSDRSGSSYQMRRRALAGPVGCGLCGVESLAEATRPVQTVTGSLRVHPGAVKIAMTDLSDAQRLNREARAIHAAAFWRPSEGVIAIREDVGRHNALDKLAGALARASEPGSDGLVLLTSRVSLEMVQKTARMGASILVAVSAPTALAVRVAESCGITLVAVARGDAFEVFTHPDRIDFHPA
- a CDS encoding cytochrome c3 family protein, giving the protein MAQLFTPAATTLFRVVIVLLGLSAVAAGCIAYVWARSDSTWNVGKAAPQPVPFRHDLHSGSLGIDCRYCHATVERAADAGMPSAQTCMSCHSQVWVGASVLEPVRSSFVLGQPIEWTSVHRLPDYAYFHHAAHVTKGVACETCHGRVDQMPKTVKSQTMSMGWCLDCHRDPVPNLRPREAVFATGYEAHGQNLPEDVRTFYEEASRRLTSCNTCHR
- a CDS encoding TAT-variant-translocated molybdopterin oxidoreductase, which codes for MREEPPFDVDAVRVRLATEKGPTLWRSLEELADRPEVLRHIEAEFPDIVRASAIDRRTLLRLMSASLALGGLAACNGSGSGSNAPLLSLSRNMPGHTPGVPLTVATSMALNGLGRGVLVKTQEGRPIKIEGNPLHPASLGATDVFAQAEILSLYDPDRSDTPLQNGSARSWEELTGFIRPVRNDLVVSEGGGLHILMPPTSSPTLHRLMAQARQLFPFAKFHEFSPVDDGCRRDAAIESFGRDLDFVYDLTRADIIVTLGGDLFAEEPGHLRYAADFQTRRRVQERALPRLYAVETRLSLTGARAEERLPVRPRDFQPFVQALAAALKIGVASTSETHPAILKLADALRQAGSRSLVVAGREQPTRIHALVHAINARLGAFGTTIRAIEPVRPAMAEMRTLPDLAQAIEAGEVSRLVILGGNPVYAAPADIDLASLVRRVPLSLHLGPHCDETAAVCQWHIPEAHPLESWGDLRAFDGTVGLRQPATMPLKPGLSQEEFLGLMAGQNLTGQALVQATWREAWGEGFEERWARALEDGMIEGSAAPTVALTERFDLTAEMAVPSISSGIDVVFAPDPSVWDGTYANNGWLQELPKPLTKQVWGNAALLAPETAAVFGLSSGDAVDLAVDGRTIRVPVWIMPGHAPGAVTLTLGYGRQRAGRIGDGIGFDAYAVRPSRRPWIATGEIRKAGERIPVISTQQHHSLQGRDIVRVVAPDQAPAREQEAQPSLYPEWPYEGHAWGMAIDLDACIGCNACVIACQAENNIAVVGPDEVAKGREMHWLRVDRYHAGDPANPATYFQPVPCMHCEKAPCEVVCPVNATVHSSEGLNDMVYNRCIGTRTCSNNCPYKVRRFNFLDYRGTDYTASPEAMNPQVTVRDRGVMEKCTYCVQRIGAARADARVEDRPLRDGEVATACQQACPTQAIVFGDVNDPASAVSRLKRSPRNYALLGELNTKPRTTYLARIEPSSENG
- the nrfD gene encoding NrfD/PsrC family molybdoenzyme membrane anchor subunit, producing MSGRAQAVTSTVADVALSRRFGWVWWIALLASGALVLLLGYTLISVAILGVGVWGVNIPFVWGFDLINYAWWIGIANGASLFAAILVLRRHGLRTAVNRFAEGVAFFAVICAGIFPIVHLGRPWLFYWVFPYPATFQVWPQFRSTLTWDFWAISTHAIVTSLLWYVGLIPDLATLRDRARTRAAKRVYGVFALGWRGSVRHWAYHQRAYRLVAILVLPLILIMQSTVAFEFAVTLVPDWHETRQPLHFVATGLAQGLSIVLLVAVLLRWGLRLGRYIDEEDVDLLGRLVLASALVSGYLYLDEIASALLAERIPQEATFNRITGDYAGLYWMSIVYSIVIPQLLWLKAARQSTVAGIFVGISIGVGIWFDRFSIIIGGLQTDYLPSIWRTYAPTLPETGLFLGTLGLFAALLLLFVRFLPVVSMFETRHDEHEEASS
- a CDS encoding DUF3341 domain-containing protein, translated to MTQAPYGVMAEFKTPDALLAAVRSAKRAGYTRFDAYSPFPLPDLAEELGVRTTVIPWIAFVAGLIGAGLQYGAQYWMNAVDYPLNVGGRPLDSWPAFIPATLIVAILWAGAATLIGLLLILRLPRLHHPVFAVHGFERASNDRFFLCILGDDPLFEDNETRGFLEAQSPMIVREVPACG
- a CDS encoding c-type cytochrome codes for the protein MRLILSLVGLGLLLAACDTGTEERNAVASTRTVQRPYQALPPGTVARGTAARQAALEPPGPEPTPQLLARGEERFRVFCSPCHGISGRGDGTVVSRGFAPPPSYHEERLRGLTPEQIVQVITHGKGRMFPYADRVPPEERWAIAHHVKRLQERDADAPEASEAGTP
- a CDS encoding c-type cytochrome, whose amino-acid sequence is MIRRALTCLSLVPILAGIAACSESQDGSAMKIADGEPERGRALIQSYGCGTCHAIDGVRGARGRVGPELKDYARQHLLAGFLPNTPPNLIAWLVDPVALKPRTGMPTQGVTEAEARHIASYLYSRSADRAPVYPPDPPLPLREPDDTIIDPPRPASDPSETEPRTRRLIPNTPIGSGAKS
- a CDS encoding cytochrome c oxidase assembly protein — translated: MRLGSRETSCRKWPKAAPRLAVAAALLSSGPALAHGTAPHGPGDLWHSWSVDPLVTIPLAASSLLFVLGTWRLRAQLGRFLPGFGLAQVLSFAAGILVLAVALLSPLEGLSKPLLSAHMVQHILLIAVAPPLLVLGKPEVPWLWALPASWRRGLARNGPTRAAFALLAPCAKPIPAAMIHMATLWIWHSPALFDAALASDRLHWLEHVLFFGTALLFWRAIIKARSGRQGAAAALIACFVTLLQSGLLSALLSFAREALYHSPDTAAWGLSALEDQQLAGAIMSLPMCGIYLLAGLIMALRLVTAPGRERRMRPPVASPKLLKQSP
- the coxB gene encoding cytochrome c oxidase subunit II — its product is MDLEATRQGPAGRLRTAMARAAVVACALSLMGCDGVQSALDPAGGDALRIYRLTLVMTIGGSLIFLLVTGLLLYAIFAAPERRVWLGSRRTVIIGGLAFPIVVLSGLLPYGLIVMRDTDVPRSGALPVEVIGEQYWWRVKYPAEQERAEFSTANELVVPVGRPVTVSVTAADVIHSFWIPNFGGKVDMIPGRVNRLNFTAERPGTYRGVCAEFCGDQHARMAFDVVALEPDAFAAWRDEQANPAREPDLPDRARGRELFRAGGCGSCHVVRGTEADGAFGPDLTHVGSRRTIGAGQFPNNVGTLAGWIANTQHIKPGVRMPSYGSFTGEDLRALAGYLESLK